One genomic window of Saccopteryx bilineata isolate mSacBil1 chromosome 4, mSacBil1_pri_phased_curated, whole genome shotgun sequence includes the following:
- the CCP110 gene encoding centriolar coiled-coil protein of 110 kDa isoform X1: MEEYEKFCEKSMARIQKASLSTESFLPIQSESVSLIRFHGVAVLSPLLNIEKRKEMQQEKQKALDAEARKQANRKKALLTRVQEILENVQVRKAPNASDFDQWETETVYSNSEVRNLNVPATFPNVLPSPTEHSTLAKFEKITGILPLHNEDQFKSNGIDLAKDSEELNSLKQCGSSHLSHTENEASLKTFSATPQETLISVGLFPTNEEEDPSLMEGVTPDPYVMSLQNLMKRSKEYIEREQSRRSLRNSTKGSVNESHSDKENDAVKVTDCVKEKGQLMGKHCGSVIPDKPSLNKSNVLLQGASTQASSMNTPVLGSFSKADIPVGTGHPTVSDPDSDFKVIPTFVTENNVIKSLTGSYAKLPSPEPSLSPKMHRRRSRPSSACHILINNPVNACELSPKGKEQAVDLVQDTDEKTNVPETVPKLATDLTGVCSSKVYTSKNTSEVIQEMVLGNSNQVCQSSGNQLENKVIHGLAVVEGQLTSDGKGPYKMDSACIAMPRLHEPYATVPCITSQNFGTMSGLKSTSVLEKNCSLQMELNKSYDIKNPSPLLMQNQNTRQQMDTPTVSCGNEQFLDNSFEKVKRRLDLDMDSLQKENCPYVITTGIAEQEKQHLPEKRYPKGSVYINKNKMSESISKENEEILKSKMLAFEEMRKRLEEQHAQQLSLLIAEQEREQERLQKEIEEREKMFKEKNVITAETSELDMNNALDLEWRKISDPSLLGTVLSQVDSLHTSNSNSSGFTNSALQHSFGSVNEAPFYLWGSSTSGLTKLSITRPFGRATTKWSQVFSPEVQVKFNRITAVAKGFLTRRLMQTDKLKQLRQTVKDTMEFIRSFQSEAPLKRGVVSAQDASLQERVLAQLRAALYGIHDIFFVMDAAERMSILRHDREARKEKMLRQMDKMKSPRVALSAATQKSLDRKKYMKAAEMGMPNKKFLVKQSPSEIRVLQPNQGQNAPVHKLLSRQGTPKTSVKGVVQNRQKSSQSRVPYRAPGSGVYAGKIQRKRPNVATI, from the exons ATGGAGGAATATGAGAAGTTCTGTGAGAAAAGTATGGCCAGAATTCAAAAAGCATCACTGTCCACAGAGAGTTTTCTACCTATCCAGTCTGAAAGTGTTTCACTTATTCGCTTCCATGGAGTGGCTGTGCTTTCTCCACTG CTtaacattgagaaaagaaaggaaatgcaacaagaaaagcaaaaagcaCTTGATGCCGAAGCAAGAAAGCAGGCTAATAGGAAGAAAGCTTTACTGACTCGTGTTCAGGagattcttgaaaatgttcag gTTAGAAAGGCACCTAATGCCAGTGATTTTGATCAGTGGGAGACTGAAACAGTTTACTCTAATTCAGAAGTCAGAAACTTGAATGTTCCTGCTACCTTTCCAAATGTCTTGCCAAGCCCTACTGAACACTCTACTTTAGCAAAGTTTGAAAAGATAACTGGAATTTTGCCACTGCATAATGAGGACCAATTTAAATCTAATGGGATAGACTTAGCTAAGGATTCAGAAGAACTTAATTCTCTAAAGCAATGTGGTAGTTCACATCTTAGCCACACAGAAAATGAAGCTTCTCTGAAGACCTTCTCGGCAACCCCACAGGAGACTCTTATTTCTGTTGGTCTCTTTCCAACAAATGAAGAAGAGGATCCATCACTTATGGAAGGAGTTACTCCAGATCCCTATGTAATGAGTCTTCAGAACCTGATGAAAAGGTCAAAGGAATATATAGAAAGAGAACAATCTAGACGTAGTCTGAGAAATAGTACAAAGGGAAGTGTTAATGAGAGTCATTCAGACAAAGAAAATGATGCTGTTAAAGTGACTGACTGTGTAAAGGAGAAGGGCCAGTTGATGGGCAAACACTGTGGTTCAGTAATTCCTGACAAACCAAGCCTTAATAAATCAAATGTTCTCCTCCAAGGTGCTTCCACTCAAGCAAGCAGCATGAATACACCAGTTTTAGGTAGCTTTTCTAAAGCAGACATACCTGTCGGAACTGGCCATCCCACTGTTTCAGATCCTGATTCTGATTTTAAAGTCATTCCCACTTTTGTTACTGAAAATAATGTTATCAAAAGTCTTACTGGTTCATATGCCAAATTACCTAGTCCAGAGCCAAGCCTGAGTCCTAAAATGCATCGAAGGCGTTCGAGGCCATCATCAGCATGTCATATACTTATAAATAACCCAGTAAATGCCTGTGAATTAAGtcctaaaggaaaagaacagGCAGTTGACTTAGTTCAAGATACTGATGAAAAAACAAACGTACCTGAAACTGTGCCAAAGTTAGCAACTGATTTAACGGGGGTTTGTTCAAGCAAGGTTTATACCAGCAAAAATACATCTGAAGTGATACAGGAAATGGTTTTAGGGAATTCAAATCAGGTATGTCAATCTTCAGgaaatcaattagaaaataaagtcaTTCATGGACTTGCTGTTGTGGAAGGTCAGTTAACATCTGATGGGAAAGGACCCTACAAAATGGACAGTGCATGTATTGCAATGCCAAGGTTGCATGAGCCATATGCCACCGTTCCGTGCATAACAAGTCAAAACTTTGGAACCATGAGTGGACTCAAGTCAACTAGTGTGTTAGAGAAAAACTGCAGTTTACAAATGGAACTGAATAAGTCCTATGATATAAAAAACCCATCTCCTTTACTGATGCAAAACCAGAACACTAGACAGCAGATGGATACCCCTACAGTGTCCTGTGGAAATGAACAATTTTTGGATAACAGTTTTGAGAAAGTTAAACGGAGACTTGATTTAGACATGGATAGTTTGCAAAAAGAAAACTGCCCCTATGTCATAACAACTGGAATAGCTGAACAAGAAAAGCAACATTTGCCAGAAAAAAGATACCCTAAGGGATCTGTCTATATCAAcaagaataaaatgtcagaaagtatttccAAAG AAAACGAAGAGATATTAAAAAGCAAGATGTTAGCTTTTGAAGAAATGCGAAAGAGACTGGAAGAACAGCACGCCCAGCAGTTGTCACTCCTCATAGCTGAGCAGGAGCGGGAACAGGAAAGATTACAAAAG GAAATAGAAGAACGGGAGAAgatgttcaaagaaaaaaacgTGATTACAGCAGAAACCTCTGAACTGGATATGAACAATGCGTTGGACTtagaatggagaaaaataagtGACCCCAGTTTGCTAGGCACAGTGCTATCTCAGGTGGACTCACTCCATACTTCAAATTCCAATAGTTCCG GTTTCACAAATTCTGCCCTACAACATAGTTTTGGTTCTGTAAACGAAGCACCATTCTACCTCTGGGGATCATCAACTAGTGGCTTGACTAAACTCTCCATAACAAGGCCTTTTGGAAGGGCAACAACTAAGTGGTCTCAG GTTTTCAGTCCAGAAGTACAAGTAAAATTTAATAGAATAACTGCTGTGGCAAAAGGATTTCTTACTCGTAGACTTATGCAGACAGATAAATTGAAGCAACTTCGACAAACTGTAAAA GACACTATGGAATTCATAAGAAGTTTTCAGTCGGAAGCACCACTGAAGAGAGGAGTTGTTTCAGCACAGGATGCTTCTCTGCAGGAGAGAGTGTTGGCTCAG TTGCGAGCTGCCCTGTATGGTATTCatgatatattctttgtgatggaTGCAGCTGAAAGAATGTCTATTCTGCGTCATGACCGGGAAGCTCGCAAAGAGAAAATGCTCAGGCAAATG gataaaatgaaaaGTCCACGAGTGGCTCTTTCAGCTGCAACACAGAAGTCTCTTGATAGGAAGAAGTACATGAA AGCTGCTGAAATGGGAATGCCAAATAAGAAGTTCCTGGTTAAACAAAGCCCTTCTGAAATAAG AGTCCTTCAGCCAAACCAAGGACAGAATGCTCCTGTTCATAAGCTACTTAGTAGACAAGG AACCCCTAAGACATCAGTGAAGGGGGTTGTGCAAAATAGACAGAAGTCTTCACAGAGCAGAGTGCCTTACAGAGCGCCTGGTTCAG gAGTATATGCAGGAAAAATCCAAAGAAAGCGGCCAAATGTTGCGACAATTTAA
- the CCP110 gene encoding centriolar coiled-coil protein of 110 kDa isoform X2, with product MEEYEKFCEKSMARIQKASLSTESFLPIQSESVSLIRFHGVAVLSPLLNIEKRKEMQQEKQKALDAEARKQANRKKALLTRVQEILENVQVRKAPNASDFDQWETETVYSNSEVRNLNVPATFPNVLPSPTEHSTLAKFEKITGILPLHNEDQFKSNGIDLAKDSEELNSLKQCGSSHLSHTENEASLKTFSATPQETLISVGLFPTNEEEDPSLMEGVTPDPYVMSLQNLMKRSKEYIEREQSRRSLRNSTKGSVNESHSDKENDAVKVTDCVKEKGQLMGKHCGSVIPDKPSLNKSNVLLQGASTQASSMNTPVLGSFSKADIPVGTGHPTVSDPDSDFKVIPTFVTENNVIKSLTGSYAKLPSPEPSLSPKMHRRRSRPSSACHILINNPVNACELSPKGKEQAVDLVQDTDEKTNVPETVPKLATDLTGVCSSKVYTSKNTSEVIQEMVLGNSNQVCQSSGNQLENKVIHGLAVVEGQLTSDGKGPYKMDSACIAMPRLHEPYATVPCITSQNFGTMSGLKSTSVLEKNCSLQMELNKSYDIKNPSPLLMQNQNTRQQMDTPTVSCGNEQFLDNSFEKVKRRLDLDMDSLQKENCPYVITTGIAEQEKQHLPEKRYPKGSVYINKNKMSESISKENEEILKSKMLAFEEMRKRLEEQHAQQLSLLIAEQEREQERLQKEIEEREKMFKEKNVITAETSELDMNNALDLEWRKISDPSLLGTVLSQVDSLHTSNSNSSGFTNSALQHSFGSVNEAPFYLWGSSTSGLTKLSITRPFGRATTKWSQVFSPEVQVKFNRITAVAKGFLTRRLMQTDKLKQLRQTVKDTMEFIRSFQSEAPLKRGVVSAQDASLQERVLAQLRAALYGIHDIFFVMDAAERMSILRHDREARKEKMLRQMDKMKSPRVALSAATQKSLDRKKYMKAAEMGMPNKKFLVKQSPSEIRVLQPNQGQNAPVHKLLSRQGSICRKNPKKAAKCCDNLRRQHSLG from the exons ATGGAGGAATATGAGAAGTTCTGTGAGAAAAGTATGGCCAGAATTCAAAAAGCATCACTGTCCACAGAGAGTTTTCTACCTATCCAGTCTGAAAGTGTTTCACTTATTCGCTTCCATGGAGTGGCTGTGCTTTCTCCACTG CTtaacattgagaaaagaaaggaaatgcaacaagaaaagcaaaaagcaCTTGATGCCGAAGCAAGAAAGCAGGCTAATAGGAAGAAAGCTTTACTGACTCGTGTTCAGGagattcttgaaaatgttcag gTTAGAAAGGCACCTAATGCCAGTGATTTTGATCAGTGGGAGACTGAAACAGTTTACTCTAATTCAGAAGTCAGAAACTTGAATGTTCCTGCTACCTTTCCAAATGTCTTGCCAAGCCCTACTGAACACTCTACTTTAGCAAAGTTTGAAAAGATAACTGGAATTTTGCCACTGCATAATGAGGACCAATTTAAATCTAATGGGATAGACTTAGCTAAGGATTCAGAAGAACTTAATTCTCTAAAGCAATGTGGTAGTTCACATCTTAGCCACACAGAAAATGAAGCTTCTCTGAAGACCTTCTCGGCAACCCCACAGGAGACTCTTATTTCTGTTGGTCTCTTTCCAACAAATGAAGAAGAGGATCCATCACTTATGGAAGGAGTTACTCCAGATCCCTATGTAATGAGTCTTCAGAACCTGATGAAAAGGTCAAAGGAATATATAGAAAGAGAACAATCTAGACGTAGTCTGAGAAATAGTACAAAGGGAAGTGTTAATGAGAGTCATTCAGACAAAGAAAATGATGCTGTTAAAGTGACTGACTGTGTAAAGGAGAAGGGCCAGTTGATGGGCAAACACTGTGGTTCAGTAATTCCTGACAAACCAAGCCTTAATAAATCAAATGTTCTCCTCCAAGGTGCTTCCACTCAAGCAAGCAGCATGAATACACCAGTTTTAGGTAGCTTTTCTAAAGCAGACATACCTGTCGGAACTGGCCATCCCACTGTTTCAGATCCTGATTCTGATTTTAAAGTCATTCCCACTTTTGTTACTGAAAATAATGTTATCAAAAGTCTTACTGGTTCATATGCCAAATTACCTAGTCCAGAGCCAAGCCTGAGTCCTAAAATGCATCGAAGGCGTTCGAGGCCATCATCAGCATGTCATATACTTATAAATAACCCAGTAAATGCCTGTGAATTAAGtcctaaaggaaaagaacagGCAGTTGACTTAGTTCAAGATACTGATGAAAAAACAAACGTACCTGAAACTGTGCCAAAGTTAGCAACTGATTTAACGGGGGTTTGTTCAAGCAAGGTTTATACCAGCAAAAATACATCTGAAGTGATACAGGAAATGGTTTTAGGGAATTCAAATCAGGTATGTCAATCTTCAGgaaatcaattagaaaataaagtcaTTCATGGACTTGCTGTTGTGGAAGGTCAGTTAACATCTGATGGGAAAGGACCCTACAAAATGGACAGTGCATGTATTGCAATGCCAAGGTTGCATGAGCCATATGCCACCGTTCCGTGCATAACAAGTCAAAACTTTGGAACCATGAGTGGACTCAAGTCAACTAGTGTGTTAGAGAAAAACTGCAGTTTACAAATGGAACTGAATAAGTCCTATGATATAAAAAACCCATCTCCTTTACTGATGCAAAACCAGAACACTAGACAGCAGATGGATACCCCTACAGTGTCCTGTGGAAATGAACAATTTTTGGATAACAGTTTTGAGAAAGTTAAACGGAGACTTGATTTAGACATGGATAGTTTGCAAAAAGAAAACTGCCCCTATGTCATAACAACTGGAATAGCTGAACAAGAAAAGCAACATTTGCCAGAAAAAAGATACCCTAAGGGATCTGTCTATATCAAcaagaataaaatgtcagaaagtatttccAAAG AAAACGAAGAGATATTAAAAAGCAAGATGTTAGCTTTTGAAGAAATGCGAAAGAGACTGGAAGAACAGCACGCCCAGCAGTTGTCACTCCTCATAGCTGAGCAGGAGCGGGAACAGGAAAGATTACAAAAG GAAATAGAAGAACGGGAGAAgatgttcaaagaaaaaaacgTGATTACAGCAGAAACCTCTGAACTGGATATGAACAATGCGTTGGACTtagaatggagaaaaataagtGACCCCAGTTTGCTAGGCACAGTGCTATCTCAGGTGGACTCACTCCATACTTCAAATTCCAATAGTTCCG GTTTCACAAATTCTGCCCTACAACATAGTTTTGGTTCTGTAAACGAAGCACCATTCTACCTCTGGGGATCATCAACTAGTGGCTTGACTAAACTCTCCATAACAAGGCCTTTTGGAAGGGCAACAACTAAGTGGTCTCAG GTTTTCAGTCCAGAAGTACAAGTAAAATTTAATAGAATAACTGCTGTGGCAAAAGGATTTCTTACTCGTAGACTTATGCAGACAGATAAATTGAAGCAACTTCGACAAACTGTAAAA GACACTATGGAATTCATAAGAAGTTTTCAGTCGGAAGCACCACTGAAGAGAGGAGTTGTTTCAGCACAGGATGCTTCTCTGCAGGAGAGAGTGTTGGCTCAG TTGCGAGCTGCCCTGTATGGTATTCatgatatattctttgtgatggaTGCAGCTGAAAGAATGTCTATTCTGCGTCATGACCGGGAAGCTCGCAAAGAGAAAATGCTCAGGCAAATG gataaaatgaaaaGTCCACGAGTGGCTCTTTCAGCTGCAACACAGAAGTCTCTTGATAGGAAGAAGTACATGAA AGCTGCTGAAATGGGAATGCCAAATAAGAAGTTCCTGGTTAAACAAAGCCCTTCTGAAATAAG AGTCCTTCAGCCAAACCAAGGACAGAATGCTCCTGTTCATAAGCTACTTAGTAGACAAGG gAGTATATGCAGGAAAAATCCAAAGAAAGCGGCCAAATGTTGCGACAATTTAAGAAGACAACATTCATTAGGATAA